A window of Phragmitibacter flavus contains these coding sequences:
- a CDS encoding S1C family serine protease codes for MFAPRINALPRRLLPALAGLWLTTAAATASQVEATAPAPITIDQLRDVQQRVQTALKSAEKTLVSIECGTGTASGVIVSPDGLVLTAAHVTTEVGKKYKVTLPNGRNVEGTSLGLDTATDAAMLQLPAPAKEWPYASIDRETHRLKPGAWCFAIGHPGGYNKSRGHVLRIGRLVKISANMIQSDCVLMAGDSGGPLFNLDGEIIGIHSQIWQGREQNLHVGMSPFLRSWDAMKRGETIRVWAQGSGGWIGLGNVAKPDGLVIQEVVANSPAALAQLQTGDRILTINNQPVTVPADFSTAIRRRAAGEIVTLQIQRDGQLRTVDIKLQPRPEP; via the coding sequence ATGTTCGCTCCAAGGATCAACGCCCTCCCCCGGCGTTTGCTCCCCGCACTCGCGGGTCTGTGGCTGACGACCGCCGCTGCCACCGCTTCTCAGGTCGAAGCGACCGCGCCCGCTCCCATCACCATCGATCAACTCCGTGATGTCCAGCAACGCGTCCAGACCGCGCTCAAGTCCGCCGAAAAGACGCTCGTTTCCATCGAATGCGGCACCGGCACCGCCAGCGGCGTCATCGTCAGTCCCGACGGACTCGTGCTCACCGCCGCCCATGTCACCACCGAAGTCGGCAAAAAATACAAAGTCACTTTGCCGAACGGACGCAATGTCGAAGGCACCTCCCTCGGTCTCGACACCGCCACCGACGCCGCCATGCTGCAACTCCCGGCCCCCGCCAAGGAGTGGCCCTACGCCAGCATCGATCGCGAAACCCACCGCCTCAAACCCGGTGCCTGGTGCTTCGCCATCGGCCATCCCGGCGGCTACAACAAATCCCGCGGTCACGTCCTGCGCATCGGCCGACTCGTCAAAATTTCCGCCAACATGATCCAAAGCGACTGCGTCCTGATGGCCGGCGATTCCGGCGGACCGCTGTTCAATCTCGACGGCGAAATCATCGGCATCCACAGCCAGATCTGGCAGGGTCGCGAACAAAATCTCCACGTCGGCATGTCCCCCTTCCTGCGTTCTTGGGACGCCATGAAACGCGGCGAAACCATCCGCGTCTGGGCCCAGGGCAGTGGTGGCTGGATCGGCCTCGGCAACGTTGCCAAACCCGACGGACTCGTCATTCAGGAAGTGGTCGCCAACTCCCCCGCCGCCCTCGCCCAGCTGCAAACCGGCGACCGCATCCTCACCATCAACAACCAGCCGGTCACCGTCCCTGCCGACTTCTCCACCGCGATCCGACGCCGCGCCGCCGGGGAAATCGTCACCCTGCAGATCCAACGCGACGGCCAGTTGCGAACCGTCGACATCAAACTGCAACCCCGACCGGAGCCTTGA
- a CDS encoding glycine cleavage system protein H: MNFLRFKHARFSARFPEHYRYSPSHYWMAPVEGEPGLWRVGFTKFATRMLGELVDSEFSVKEGDTIESGQNIGSVEGFKAASDVYCVMNGSFASTNPELQADACIVKKDPYVVGWLYAARGEPEEESMDGQGYLALLEETIRKMQEAGYGDDEGH; encoded by the coding sequence ATGAATTTTCTTCGCTTCAAACACGCCCGCTTTTCCGCCCGTTTTCCGGAGCACTACCGTTATTCGCCGAGTCATTATTGGATGGCACCGGTGGAAGGCGAACCGGGGCTGTGGCGGGTGGGGTTCACCAAATTTGCCACGCGGATGTTGGGTGAATTGGTGGACAGTGAGTTTTCGGTGAAGGAAGGCGACACGATTGAGTCGGGTCAAAATATCGGCAGCGTCGAAGGGTTCAAGGCCGCGAGCGATGTGTATTGTGTGATGAATGGGAGCTTTGCGAGCACCAATCCGGAGCTGCAGGCGGACGCGTGCATTGTGAAAAAGGATCCGTATGTGGTGGGCTGGTTGTATGCGGCGCGGGGAGAACCGGAGGAGGAATCGATGGATGGGCAGGGGTATTTGGCGCTGCTGGAGGAGACGATTCGGAAGATGCAGGAAGCGGGTTATGGCGATGATGAGGGGCATTGA
- a CDS encoding RNA polymerase sigma factor: protein MSDTTRTPGANDPNFVTKWDVVNRAKGGGHDRDSASALEELCRIYRHPLYVALRFKHQYSHHDAEDLAQTFIAWLIHGGYLTRADPEKGRFRSFLLSYLDNFVANHRRKIHAQKRGAGAIHVPADFPTETNGFGVVPKDENTPDREFDRAWTLATFREALDRLRAKFAEEGKSEEFDILQEFLLRKRDKGDSYADAAARLGINEVAMRQRVSRFGRKFRQTLEDIIRPMVAENELDDEMSYLWRCFEK, encoded by the coding sequence ATGAGCGACACCACCAGGACTCCAGGGGCCAACGATCCCAATTTTGTCACCAAATGGGACGTCGTGAACCGCGCCAAAGGCGGCGGGCACGATCGCGACTCCGCCAGCGCCCTCGAAGAGCTCTGCCGCATCTACCGCCACCCGCTCTACGTCGCCCTGCGCTTCAAACATCAATACAGTCACCACGACGCCGAAGACCTCGCGCAAACCTTCATCGCCTGGCTCATCCACGGCGGTTACCTCACCCGCGCCGACCCCGAAAAAGGCCGCTTCCGCTCCTTCCTCCTCAGCTATCTCGACAACTTTGTCGCCAATCACCGTCGTAAAATTCACGCTCAAAAACGCGGTGCCGGTGCCATCCACGTCCCTGCGGATTTCCCCACCGAAACCAACGGCTTCGGCGTCGTCCCCAAGGACGAAAACACTCCAGACCGCGAATTCGACCGCGCCTGGACACTCGCCACCTTCCGCGAAGCCCTCGACCGGCTCCGCGCCAAATTCGCCGAAGAAGGCAAATCTGAAGAATTCGACATCCTCCAGGAGTTCCTGCTGCGTAAACGAGACAAGGGCGACAGCTACGCCGATGCCGCCGCCCGCCTCGGCATCAACGAAGTCGCCATGCGCCAGCGCGTCTCCCGTTTTGGCCGCAAATTCCGTCAAACGCTGGAAGACATCATCCGTCCCATGGTCGCCGAAAACGAACTGGATGACGAAATGAGTTACCTCTGGCGCTGCTTCGAAAAATAG
- a CDS encoding S1C family serine protease: MAHKKLISALAFFSVALIALPVAADVLPPQQRTNGSATLQPLEPLRQSASSSRVAIGQSRDATLSGVFVAEDGYILTKASEAEQFKPWKIFLEDGTDLDARLVKRDQKLDLLLLKIERQGLKAIEWSQTIATQAGDWLCSLTDSGRQIRLGVLSAKSRNIPDSGVVLGVLMGPNEDEDGVLIEEVAEDSPAQLAGLKPADLVISIDGEPVTTNKMLNQMVNSRLAGDVVKLRYLREGNPGECEVRLASRSRVMMNWGGEDFANGGTSVRTDNFPKILQHEIPLQPADMGSALYNLDGQAIGLNIARVDRVTTYALPADLFSEDLQSWIKEDRERELPVGSRQ; the protein is encoded by the coding sequence ATGGCCCATAAAAAACTCATCTCTGCCCTCGCGTTTTTTTCGGTGGCGCTCATCGCGCTGCCGGTTGCAGCCGATGTGCTTCCACCCCAGCAACGCACCAACGGCAGCGCCACCCTCCAGCCCCTTGAACCCCTGCGCCAAAGCGCCAGCTCCAGCCGCGTCGCCATCGGCCAATCCCGCGACGCCACCCTCAGCGGCGTGTTCGTCGCCGAGGACGGCTACATCCTCACCAAAGCCAGCGAAGCCGAACAGTTCAAACCGTGGAAAATCTTCTTGGAAGACGGCACCGACCTCGACGCCCGCCTGGTCAAACGCGATCAAAAGCTCGATCTCCTCCTCCTCAAAATCGAACGCCAGGGCTTGAAAGCCATCGAGTGGAGCCAGACCATCGCCACCCAGGCCGGCGACTGGCTTTGCTCCCTCACCGATAGCGGCCGCCAGATCCGCCTCGGCGTCCTCAGCGCCAAAAGCCGCAACATTCCCGACTCCGGCGTCGTCCTCGGCGTGTTGATGGGACCCAACGAAGACGAAGATGGTGTCCTTATTGAAGAAGTCGCCGAAGACAGCCCCGCCCAGCTCGCTGGATTGAAGCCCGCCGACCTCGTCATCTCCATCGACGGCGAACCCGTCACCACCAACAAGATGCTCAATCAAATGGTCAACTCCCGCCTCGCTGGCGACGTCGTCAAACTGCGTTACCTGCGCGAAGGCAATCCCGGTGAATGTGAAGTCCGCCTCGCCAGCCGCAGCCGCGTGATGATGAACTGGGGTGGCGAAGATTTTGCCAACGGCGGCACCTCCGTCCGCACCGACAATTTCCCTAAGATCCTTCAACACGAAATCCCCCTCCAGCCCGCCGACATGGGCAGCGCCCTCTACAATCTCGACGGCCAGGCCATCGGCCTCAACATCGCCCGCGTCGACCGCGTCACCACCTACGCCCTACCCGCCGACCTGTTCAGCGAGGACCTGCAAAGTTGGATAAAGGAAGACCGGGAACGGGAGTTGCCAGTGGGCAGTAGGCAGTAG
- the trxA gene encoding thioredoxin yields the protein MASENLITLTEENFAEEVTNSTIPVVVDFWAEWCGPCRMLTPILEELATEQAGKVKIAKVNVDEASNLAAQFNVRSIPMLVFFKDGVQKDTIVGVQSKGAILSKVQAL from the coding sequence ATGGCCAGCGAAAATCTCATTACCCTCACTGAAGAAAATTTTGCCGAGGAAGTCACGAACTCCACCATTCCTGTGGTGGTCGATTTTTGGGCCGAATGGTGCGGACCCTGTCGGATGCTTACCCCAATCCTTGAAGAGCTCGCCACCGAACAGGCGGGCAAGGTCAAGATCGCCAAGGTGAATGTCGACGAGGCTTCCAATCTTGCCGCCCAGTTCAATGTGCGTTCGATCCCGATGCTGGTGTTCTTTAAGGACGGTGTGCAGAAAGACACGATCGTGGGTGTGCAGTCGAAAGGTGCCATCCTGAGCAAAGTCCAGGCGCTGTAA
- a CDS encoding protein kinase domain-containing protein → MADEVPPINLDDIDFGPTMRGHQKGDRVFDRFMLQKLLGRGGMGVVWLALDERLKREVALKFAPQLIRYDEVAVEELKDETRKGLLLGHPHIVKTYDFLLDEENAAISMEFIDGESLAGLRAKQPKRIFEVREIEKWVAQLLAALGYAHHSVGVIHRDLKPANLMVDRAGDLKVTDFGIARSITDAINRATLAVGNSTGTLAYMSPQQADGRKPEITDDLYAFASTIYELLTGKPPFHSGNIGLQLRHEAAVSATERRAEFGLTDLEVIPPIWEETLLACLDKDPAKRPADAGEIAALLGLEAVVGTMPVARRPPALPKEVEAGSVSQPVIAPPPVPKEVVAAKPTEAETKSKTPSVENEAQGGSGMVWLWVALVMLMLAVGALGASGWWIYHNTPFFKGKQEVVKDLPKKVEEDPQPTPEPEPTPDPEPVPVPVDPKPMVETKPDVPTPPKPTPDPVPEPEPAPAAPVFTTIQNAIRTAKPGETISIPDGIYDEQVRLQNGVKLKAATAGKVIVQADGESGPALLAEGCRDVSISGLVFQHTGLEVSDEKTWPVVYLKASSVVLSDCTVEKGVGDGVVVTGTGQVELKKCVFRNNVGHGLVLESGATAQVTGCELRKNGGSGAAVRFIGTAPTFAQCVFEGNGGSGAIVVDAASATFGDGTVAKGNVEAGLAADGDGVSITVQGATCENNLVGISVLNGALGSIRGSTLRECKEAGLVFDGASNDSVAEANIVEKNKLFGIFATGAADGVLRLSDNKSSANGGHGITVFGKGFKPEVTSNTCTMNAQHGIFVAEGCAGTITGNTVSGNHLTGIGTEDTSPDLVVRDNILE, encoded by the coding sequence ATGGCTGACGAAGTGCCTCCCATCAATCTCGACGACATCGATTTTGGCCCCACCATGCGGGGCCACCAGAAGGGTGACCGGGTGTTTGACCGGTTCATGCTGCAAAAGTTGCTGGGTCGCGGCGGGATGGGTGTGGTCTGGCTGGCGCTGGATGAGCGGCTCAAGCGCGAGGTGGCGTTGAAGTTTGCACCGCAGTTGATCCGCTATGACGAAGTGGCGGTGGAGGAGCTAAAGGACGAGACGCGCAAGGGTTTGCTTTTGGGGCATCCGCACATCGTGAAGACGTATGATTTCCTCTTGGATGAGGAGAATGCGGCGATTAGCATGGAATTCATTGACGGGGAGAGTCTGGCGGGTTTGCGTGCGAAGCAGCCGAAGCGGATTTTTGAAGTTCGCGAGATCGAAAAATGGGTGGCGCAGCTGTTGGCGGCGTTGGGTTATGCGCATCACAGCGTGGGGGTGATTCATCGGGATCTGAAGCCGGCGAACTTGATGGTGGATCGCGCCGGGGATTTGAAGGTGACCGATTTTGGGATCGCACGAAGCATCACGGATGCGATCAACCGCGCGACGCTGGCGGTGGGCAATTCGACGGGAACGCTTGCCTATATGAGTCCGCAGCAGGCGGATGGTCGCAAGCCGGAGATTACCGATGATTTGTATGCTTTTGCGAGCACGATCTATGAATTGCTGACGGGCAAACCCCCGTTTCACAGTGGCAACATTGGGCTTCAATTGCGCCATGAAGCGGCGGTGAGTGCAACAGAGCGGCGGGCGGAGTTTGGACTGACGGATTTGGAGGTGATCCCGCCGATTTGGGAGGAGACGTTGCTGGCGTGTTTGGATAAAGATCCGGCCAAGCGTCCGGCGGATGCGGGGGAGATCGCGGCGCTGCTGGGGCTTGAGGCCGTGGTGGGAACGATGCCAGTGGCGCGTCGTCCGCCAGCGTTGCCGAAGGAGGTGGAAGCGGGATCCGTATCTCAGCCAGTGATCGCACCTCCACCGGTTCCGAAAGAAGTTGTTGCTGCTAAACCGACTGAAGCGGAAACGAAGTCGAAAACTCCCTCCGTCGAGAACGAAGCCCAAGGTGGCAGTGGGATGGTTTGGTTGTGGGTGGCTTTGGTGATGTTGATGCTTGCGGTGGGGGCGCTGGGAGCCTCGGGATGGTGGATTTATCACAACACCCCGTTTTTCAAAGGCAAGCAGGAGGTGGTCAAGGATCTGCCGAAGAAGGTGGAGGAAGATCCCCAACCGACGCCTGAGCCTGAGCCAACCCCTGACCCAGAGCCAGTTCCGGTTCCAGTTGATCCGAAACCGATGGTGGAAACCAAGCCTGACGTGCCCACACCGCCGAAACCAACGCCGGACCCGGTGCCCGAGCCCGAGCCAGCGCCCGCTGCGCCTGTTTTCACCACCATTCAAAACGCCATAAGAACGGCCAAGCCGGGCGAGACGATCTCCATACCCGACGGAATTTACGATGAGCAGGTGCGCCTCCAGAATGGCGTGAAACTGAAGGCGGCCACCGCTGGCAAGGTGATTGTGCAGGCGGATGGCGAGAGTGGCCCTGCACTGTTGGCGGAAGGGTGTCGCGATGTCAGCATCAGCGGTTTGGTGTTTCAGCATACCGGGTTGGAGGTGTCCGATGAGAAAACCTGGCCGGTCGTTTATCTGAAAGCGAGCAGTGTGGTGTTGAGCGACTGCACCGTAGAGAAGGGCGTGGGCGACGGAGTGGTCGTGACTGGCACCGGGCAGGTGGAGCTAAAAAAATGTGTGTTCCGCAACAACGTGGGTCATGGGCTGGTGCTGGAGAGCGGTGCCACGGCGCAGGTGACGGGTTGTGAGTTGCGCAAGAACGGCGGCAGCGGAGCGGCGGTGCGATTCATCGGCACGGCACCGACGTTTGCGCAGTGTGTATTTGAGGGCAACGGCGGTTCCGGCGCGATTGTGGTGGATGCAGCCTCGGCCACTTTTGGTGATGGCACGGTGGCGAAAGGCAACGTGGAAGCGGGTCTTGCTGCGGATGGGGACGGGGTTTCGATCACGGTTCAAGGCGCGACTTGTGAAAACAATCTGGTGGGCATTTCCGTTTTGAACGGTGCCTTGGGCAGCATTCGCGGGTCGACATTGCGCGAGTGCAAGGAGGCGGGTCTGGTGTTTGACGGAGCGTCGAATGACAGTGTGGCGGAAGCCAATATCGTCGAAAAAAACAAGCTGTTTGGCATCTTTGCCACAGGCGCTGCGGATGGAGTTTTGCGGTTGAGCGACAACAAGAGTTCTGCCAATGGCGGTCATGGCATCACGGTCTTCGGCAAAGGATTTAAACCGGAGGTCACCTCAAACACCTGCACGATGAACGCCCAGCACGGCATTTTCGTGGCGGAAGGTTGCGCGGGGACCATCACCGGCAATACGGTGAGCGGGAATCATCTGACCGGGATCGGGACCGAGGACACGTCACCGGATTTGGTGGTGCGCGACAATATCCTGGAGTGA
- the fmt gene encoding methionyl-tRNA formyltransferase, with product MRLVFLATGDIGLPSLEALIASKDHELVAVVTQPDKPVGRKLVLTPPQIKVRALEAGLPVLQPEKIRLELDALKALNADVFVVVAYGQLLPASVLNIPRLACLNIHASLLPRHRGASPIQAAIREGDFASGITIMWMDEGLDTGPILLQHETVLQPDDTGGSLHDRLAAMAPAALAEALALISSGNAPKIAQDHDLSTHSRKLERAHGKIDWSLDALRLERLIRAYQPWPGTYCLIPTKNGVQATLKIHSAHVVEHSDACPIGGTILSTDGHLLMACGSGVLELREVQLEGRKRMPAAEFVRGQGLRAGDVLS from the coding sequence ATGCGTCTTGTTTTTCTCGCCACCGGTGACATCGGACTTCCCTCCCTTGAAGCCCTCATCGCCTCCAAAGATCACGAACTGGTGGCCGTTGTCACCCAGCCCGACAAACCGGTGGGACGCAAACTGGTGCTCACGCCGCCTCAAATCAAAGTGCGCGCGCTCGAAGCCGGACTCCCCGTTCTCCAACCCGAAAAGATCCGCCTCGAACTCGACGCCCTCAAAGCTCTCAACGCCGATGTTTTTGTGGTCGTCGCCTATGGACAACTGCTGCCTGCGAGCGTGTTGAACATCCCCCGGTTGGCCTGCCTGAACATCCATGCCTCTCTTCTGCCGCGGCATCGCGGTGCCTCACCCATCCAGGCCGCCATCCGCGAAGGAGATTTCGCCTCCGGCATCACCATCATGTGGATGGATGAAGGCCTCGACACGGGCCCCATTCTTCTTCAACACGAAACCGTGCTGCAGCCCGATGACACCGGAGGTAGCTTGCACGACCGCCTCGCCGCCATGGCCCCAGCCGCCCTCGCCGAGGCCCTCGCACTCATCAGCAGTGGCAACGCTCCGAAGATTGCCCAAGACCACGATCTCTCCACCCACAGTCGCAAACTCGAACGCGCCCACGGGAAAATCGACTGGTCGCTCGATGCCCTCCGACTAGAGCGGCTCATCCGAGCTTATCAACCCTGGCCCGGCACTTATTGTCTCATTCCGACCAAAAACGGCGTTCAGGCCACTTTGAAAATCCACAGTGCCCACGTCGTCGAACACAGCGACGCCTGCCCCATCGGCGGCACCATCCTTTCCACCGACGGTCATCTTCTCATGGCCTGCGGCAGCGGCGTCCTAGAACTCAGGGAAGTGCAACTTGAAGGCCGCAAACGCATGCCCGCCGCCGAATTCGTCCGTGGTCAAGGCTTGCGCGCCGGTGACGTGTTGAGTTGA
- the rpsU gene encoding 30S ribosomal protein S21, translating into MPEIQVKKGEPVDRALKRLKTKLESEGILEEVRRLRAFETPVEKTRRKARAAAKRGKIRFRFSMNKPAAGERAEGGAEIA; encoded by the coding sequence ATGCCAGAGATTCAAGTCAAAAAAGGAGAGCCCGTCGACCGCGCCCTCAAACGCCTCAAAACCAAACTTGAGTCAGAAGGTATTCTTGAAGAAGTTCGTCGTCTGCGCGCTTTCGAGACCCCGGTTGAAAAAACCCGTCGCAAGGCCCGTGCTGCTGCCAAACGTGGTAAAATCCGTTTCCGTTTCTCGATGAACAAGCCTGCTGCCGGCGAAAGAGCCGAAGGCGGTGCTGAGATTGCCTAA
- the rplU gene encoding 50S ribosomal protein L21: protein MAYAVIKTGGKQYKVSVGEHLEIEKLEGEQGASLTFDQVLAAGEGDTLNIGAPFISGATVVAEVLKQFRAPKVTAFKFKRRKGYHKTKGHRQQLTHIRITSINA, encoded by the coding sequence ATGGCATACGCAGTCATCAAAACCGGCGGGAAACAATACAAAGTTTCCGTGGGCGAACATTTGGAAATCGAAAAGCTCGAAGGTGAGCAGGGTGCTTCTTTGACTTTTGACCAAGTTCTGGCAGCTGGCGAAGGCGACACCCTCAACATTGGCGCTCCTTTCATCAGTGGCGCGACCGTGGTGGCTGAAGTGTTGAAACAATTCCGCGCTCCTAAAGTGACCGCTTTCAAATTCAAACGCCGCAAAGGCTACCACAAGACCAAAGGTCACCGTCAGCAATTGACGCACATCCGAATCACCAGCATCAACGCCTAA
- a CDS encoding RidA family protein has protein sequence MQIIATPLAPAAVGPYSQAVRTGNLLFCSGQIPINPTSGKIEAEDVEAQARQVISNIKGLLGSEGLSIQNVVKSTMFLQDMGDFAKVNAIYEEGYEGHKPARSTIQVAKLPLGALVEIEVIAEYP, from the coding sequence ATGCAAATCATCGCCACTCCTCTCGCTCCGGCCGCTGTGGGTCCCTATTCCCAAGCCGTTCGCACCGGCAATTTGTTGTTCTGCTCCGGCCAGATCCCGATCAATCCGACCTCCGGCAAGATCGAAGCCGAAGACGTGGAAGCCCAGGCACGCCAGGTGATCTCCAACATCAAAGGTCTGCTCGGCAGCGAAGGATTGAGCATCCAGAACGTGGTGAAATCCACCATGTTCCTTCAGGACATGGGCGACTTCGCCAAAGTGAACGCCATCTACGAAGAAGGCTACGAAGGCCACAAGCCCGCGCGTTCCACCATCCAGGTTGCCAAACTTCCCCTCGGTGCCCTCGTCGAAATCGAAGTGATCGCCGAATACCCTTGA
- a CDS encoding radical SAM/SPASM domain-containing protein: MIFSLTNRMLTTVDPQCLAKVAWNFGFKGARSVLLFRQRMKKGIYFPPFLYVSILNSCNLRCQGCWVDVEAPRTAIDLDTLNRTINDAREHGNSFFGILGGEPFMHPELLDLLAQHPDCYFQVFTNGQMITEKTAKSLRQLGNATPLVSIEGTSTVSDERRGNKNVLNRTLRGLQNCLDEKLLTGVATSLCQSNVDDLLTESWLDKLIDMGVHYTWFHTYRPVGPKINANLALSPEQIKKVRRFVVNMRAKKPIAIVDAYYDHAGQALCPMATGISHHVSPGGHIEPCPIIQFATEDIKDKRGLYETFTNSAFLADFRETAARHTRGCIVLERPDLVKELAQKHGAKDTTIRQSAVAELDRMSPRPSQWVEEEQVPEKHWMYWIAKRFFYQDFGVYKKLSPTAAAPVQPVKAAVEPVLAGAK, encoded by the coding sequence ATGATTTTTTCCCTCACCAACCGAATGCTGACGACAGTGGACCCGCAGTGCCTGGCGAAAGTCGCTTGGAACTTTGGATTCAAAGGGGCGCGGTCGGTTTTGCTGTTTCGGCAGCGCATGAAAAAGGGGATTTATTTTCCGCCGTTTCTTTATGTGAGCATCCTGAACTCCTGCAATTTGCGATGCCAGGGGTGCTGGGTGGATGTCGAGGCACCGCGCACGGCGATTGATCTCGATACATTAAATCGCACGATCAATGACGCCCGTGAACATGGGAATTCGTTTTTTGGCATTCTTGGCGGAGAACCGTTCATGCACCCGGAATTGCTCGATTTGCTGGCGCAGCATCCGGATTGTTATTTCCAAGTCTTTACCAATGGGCAGATGATTACCGAGAAAACCGCGAAATCGCTGCGGCAGCTTGGCAATGCGACGCCGCTGGTGAGCATTGAAGGCACTTCGACGGTGAGCGATGAACGGCGCGGCAATAAAAATGTTCTGAACCGCACGTTGCGGGGATTGCAGAATTGCCTCGACGAGAAGCTCCTCACTGGCGTGGCGACCAGTCTTTGTCAGAGCAATGTGGATGATTTGCTGACGGAGTCGTGGCTCGACAAGCTCATCGACATGGGCGTGCATTACACTTGGTTTCACACCTACCGTCCGGTGGGACCGAAGATCAATGCCAACCTGGCGCTGAGTCCTGAACAGATCAAAAAAGTGCGCCGGTTTGTGGTCAACATGCGGGCGAAAAAGCCGATTGCGATTGTCGACGCCTATTACGATCATGCGGGGCAGGCCTTGTGTCCGATGGCGACGGGGATCAGTCACCACGTCAGTCCGGGCGGGCACATCGAGCCTTGTCCGATCATTCAATTCGCGACGGAGGACATCAAGGACAAGCGCGGTTTGTATGAGACCTTCACGAATAGTGCCTTCCTCGCCGATTTTCGTGAGACGGCGGCGAGACACACGCGCGGTTGCATCGTGTTGGAGCGTCCGGATTTGGTGAAGGAACTGGCGCAGAAGCATGGCGCGAAAGATACGACGATTCGTCAGAGTGCGGTGGCCGAGCTGGATCGGATGAGCCCGCGTCCGAGTCAATGGGTCGAGGAGGAGCAGGTGCCGGAAAAACACTGGATGTATTGGATCGCCAAGCGGTTTTTTTATCAGGACTTCGGCGTTTACAAAAAACTATCACCGACCGCCGCCGCGCCTGTGCAGCCGGTGAAAGCGGCGGTTGAGCCAGTCCTGGCGGGTGCAAAATAG
- the rpmA gene encoding 50S ribosomal protein L27: MAHKKGQGSVKNGRDSQSKRLGIKKFGSEIVIAGNIICRQRGTKWTPGKNVGLGKDFTIYSLVDGQVRFDKGGRRINVDAAEVVTA; this comes from the coding sequence ATGGCTCACAAAAAAGGACAAGGTTCCGTTAAAAACGGTCGCGACAGCCAAAGCAAACGCCTCGGCATCAAAAAATTCGGTTCTGAAATCGTCATCGCCGGCAACATCATTTGCCGTCAGCGTGGCACCAAATGGACCCCAGGCAAGAACGTCGGCCTCGGAAAAGACTTCACGATCTACTCCTTGGTGGACGGTCAGGTGCGTTTCGACAAAGGTGGACGTCGCATCAATGTGGACGCTGCTGAAGTGGTGACCGCTTAA